One Labeo rohita strain BAU-BD-2019 chromosome 12, IGBB_LRoh.1.0, whole genome shotgun sequence genomic region harbors:
- the aatkb gene encoding serine/threonine-protein kinase LMTK1 isoform X5 yields MHFLEEARPYRSLQHPALVQCLAQCTEVTPYLVVMEFCPLGDVKGYLRSCRATDSMTPDPLLLQRMACEITSGLLHLHKNNFTHSDLALRNCLLTSDVKVKIGDYGLSHNKYKDDYFVTSDQTWIPLRWIAPELVDEVHGNLLVVDQTKESNIWSLGVTIWELFELGNQPYRHYSDRQVLSYAVKDQQLKLPKPLLKYPLSDRWYEVMQFCWLQPDQRPNAEEVHLLLSYLCAKGASEAEEDFERRWNSMRPNTSHANVHGASALAIDMPMSSTTSSFPLLEQFPTGDGYHSESGDDILTVTETSHGLNFEYKWEQARAEQHYHSSSTTGTLGQGNPHCQEVYYPPGGIVGGCAVEGLALGVSPSYYEPKQLHTPGVVPVLSAHSPSVSNEYYIRIEEPIQSNIDMNFTMCAYSPEFGGSNGSFLTGSGDSRECMNCPPEAKPDIYWSADIHKSSAYDSDTSPAMSLTMEPLLGHGSPLRAWESGHYVSYKDRDGGYYYEPSPPKIMDRYLIRDPTEPPQESWGSRSLRQALGELEEPLGVSPSLGSPPQGYADPYLENVQGSIIGKNVTGGYYDMMGSLRKTMPGSHSVCIDIASGGAIFVGRDDSDSDEEEDIFVERRGRSWSASNPPNTNTRTLRQRQGSCIQDSYADFHYTMPMTDVEDTWPEEQTLPYHMAKPVDYLEATVKSNTCLVHGRHVPSNPSPECSSYIHMCHEPREAEVYPVPCCQALSSSHFVDPLTGTLVRNCFMIDCIPGKPITLPKKDQHLGQAPLSAGHIVSKIESSREGAKQFDLSHQYVDIAVGESNLKQEKALHEDASPIDPKTEMIAITPQLEKSQAELPKSEQESDLSKTADSGVDHGRSSISLVEIDDCSDDDITDVTSGIFGDFTVEVETVDYTNPTFKSLQKQVGTPDSMDSIDIPSTACSSETLSPASIHPSSSPKTVDSGYDTENNESPEFVLKEPQPLGKVTSGSNFVNEEQEIKREGNEKIEDNVDTVMALTTSESSDGELKALSDKTPYRDSAYFSDYDAGKDKESEEDINELEDQKDEREEIIDKEQLVPPKKEADEDEYLPPSTKESEKTSELSDDATSNIPSKINEGMSGCDTVSSTSLSSPDKEASNIKDHFDDGENGVDSDLSAELVPSKSEVSNSDPKQEESFKQVGSEDSLSPDQETSEGDVANTNIPEALIDENEEGIVEDVSCIISSEEELASHEETAESNSSPTHEELESRSKEEGGRKRSSMRSGSPPPPLEGRVSPTDGEEADEEDGDSEDSDESDEELRTYSIQEQSEESDDEILTVPIIVSDCSDAHKLRSLLKMPTLLNDSLSDEMESKKKVVSFFDDVTVFLFDQESPTRELADQSFPLGGESSKPSSKGKAQNQQEKINASDDSSDGNISEESAGFEWEDDFPLLPLPTSSKGSPPDITTKQSLSTGSTKPVAQVSRFTVSPSNVSRFSITHVSDSDMDSAGVTAVPTCKTVAQRLARSSEDGERE; encoded by the exons GGTGATGTTAAAGGTTACCTGCGCAGCTGCCGGGCAACAGATTCCATGACCCCTGACCCCTTACTACTTCAGAGGATGGCGTGCGAGATTACTTCAGGCCTGCTTCACCTTCACAAAAACAACTTCACCCATAG TGATCTGGCTTTAAGAAACTGCCTGCTAACATCAGACGTAAAAGTTAAGATTGGAGACTATGGACTATCGCACAACAAGTACAAG GATGACTACTTTGTGACATCAGACCAGACCTGGATTCCCTTACGCTGGATTGCCCCTGAACTGGTTGATGAGGTTCATGGTAACTTACTGGTGGTGGACCAAACCAAGGAAAGCAACATCTG GTCACTCGGTGTTACAATCTGGGAGCTGTTTGAGTTGGGGAATCAGCCGTACCGCCATTATTCAGACCGACAGGTTCTCAGCTATGCTGTAAAGGACCAGCAATTGAAGCTGCCCAAGCCACTTCTTAAGTACCCTCTTTCTGACCGCTG GTATGAAGTCATGCAGTTCTGTTGGCTTCAGCCTGATCAGAGGCCCAATGCAGAAGAAGTTCATCTGCTGCTTAGTTACCTTTGTGCCAAAGGAGCAAGTGAGGCAGAGGAAGACTTTGAGAGGCGCTGGAACTCCATGAGACCAAACACAAGCCATGCTAATGTCCATGGAGCCAGTGCACTAGCAATTGACATGCCCATGTCATCCACCACTTCCTCATTCCCCCTACTGGAGCAGTTCCCCACTGGGGATGGCTACCATTCAGAATCTGGAGATGACATCTTAACAGTTACTGAAACCAGCCATGGTCTCAACTTCGAGTACAAGTGGGAGCAAGCACGGGCTGAACAACACTACCATTCCTCATCAACCACAGGCACTCTGGGTCAAGGCAATCCCCATTGTCAGGAGGTCTATTACCCTCCAGGAGGAATAGTGGGGGGATGTGCTGTTGAAGGACTTGCCCTAGGGGTTTCTCCTTCATATTATGAGCCCAAACAATTACACACCCCTGGTGTGGTACCAGTTCTGAGCGCTCACAGTCCATCAGTGAGTAATGAGTACTACATTCGCATTGAGGAGCCAATACAAAGCAATATTGATATGAATTTCACCATGTGTGCTTACAGTCCAGAGTTTGGTGGCAGCAATGGAAGCTTTCTAACCGGTAGTGGAGACTCTAGGGAGTGTATGAACTGTCCCCCTGAAGCTAAACCAGACATTTACTGGTCAGCGGATATCCACAAAAGCAGTGCCTATGATTCCGACACCAGTCCTGCTATGTCTCTAACAATGGAGCCTCTTTTGGGCCATGGTAGCCCTCTTAGAGCATGGGAGTCTGGTCACTATGTCTCATACAAAGACAGAGATGGAGGTTACTACTATGAACCATCACCTCCTAAGATCATGGACCGCTACCTGATACGAGACCCAACAGAGCCTCCACAAGAGAGCTGGGGGTCTCGAAGCTTAAGACAGGCACTTGGGGAACTGGAGGAGCCTTTAGGTGTCTCACCATCACTCGGAAGTCCTCCACAAGGCTATGCTGATCCTTACTTGGAGAACGTTCAAGGCTCCATTATAGGAAAGAACGTTACGGGAGGATATTATGATATGATGGGATCTTTGAGGAAGACTATGCCAGGTAGCCACTCAGTTTGTATTGACATCGCATCTGGTGGTGCTATATTTGTAGGACGAGATGACAGCGACTCTGATGAAGAGGAAGACATCTTTGTAGAAAGGCGAGGAAGAAGCTGGTCCGCCAGCAATCCACCAAATACAAACACAAGGACCTTGCGTCAAAGGCAGGGGTCTTGTATCCAAGATTCATATGCGGATTTCCACTACACTATGCCGATGACTGACGTTGAGGATACGTGGCCAGAAGAGCAGACCCTGCCGTACCATATGGCCAAACCTGTTGACTACTTAGAGGCAACAGTCAAAAGCAACACTTGCCTGGTGCATGGAAGACATGTACCTTCAAACCCTTCACCTGAGTGCAGCTCGTATATCCATATGTGCCATGAACCAAGAGAGGCTGAAGTATATCCTGTGCCATGTTGTCAAGCTTTGAGCAGTTCACATTTTGTAGATCCTCTAACAGGAACACTTGTGAGGAACTGCTTCATGATCGACTGCATTCCAGGGAAACCCATTACATTGCCTAAAAAAGACCAACATCTAGGCCAAGCACCTTTATCTGCTGGACATATAGTCTCCAAAATCGAGTCATCAAGGGAAGGTGCCAAACAGTTTGACCTCTCACACCAATATGTGGATATTGCAGTGGGGGAATCAAACTTGAAACAAGAAAAAGCTTTGCATGAAGATGCATCTCCAATAGATCCCAAAACCGAAATGATTGCCATCACTCCACAACTGGAGAAATCCCAAGCAGAGTTGCCCAAATCAGAGCAAGAGTCAGACTTAAGCAAGACAGCAGACAGTGGAGTGGACCATGGACGCTCTAGTATCAGTCTGGTGGAGATTGATGACTGCAGCGATGATGACATTACTGACGTAACCTCAGGGATTTTTGGTGACTTCACTGTTGAAGTGGAAACTGTGGATTACACCAATCCAACATTCAAGTCATTGCAAAAGCAGGTTGGTACCCCAGACTCCATGGACTCCATTGACATACCATCTACAGCATGTTCCAGTGAGACACTCAGTCCTGCCTCCATCCATCCGTCAAGCTCTCCCAAGACAGTGGACAGTGGCTATGACACCGAAAACAATGAATCTCCAGAGTTTGTCCTAAAGGAACCCCAACCCTTGGGTAAGGTAACATCTGGGTCTAACTTTGTCAACGAAGAACAAGAAATTAAAAGAGAAGGGAATGAGAAGATAGAGGACAATGTTGATACTGTAATGGCATTGACAACATCTGAGAGCAGTGATGGAGAGCTAAAAGCACTGAGTGATAAAACTCCATATAGAGATTCGGCCTACTTCTCTGACTATGATGCCGGGAAAGATAAAGAAAGCGAAGAGGACATCAATGAACTCGAAGATCAAAAAGATGAACGGGAGGAAATTATAGATAAAGAGCAGCTAGTTCCTCCAAAAAAGGAGGCAGATGAAGATGAATATCTTCCACCATCTACAAAGGAAAGTGAAAAAACTTCTGAACTCTCTGATGATGCAACCTCAAACATTCCATCAAAGATCAATGAAGGTATGTCTGGTTGTGACACAGTCAGTAGTACGTCTCTCTCATCTCCTGACAAAGAAGCGTCTAACATAAAAGATCATTTTGATGATGGTGAAAATGGTGTAGATTCAGATCTTTCTGCAGAACTTGTACCATCGAAATCTGAAGTATCCAATTCAGACCCAAAGCAAGAGGAATCTTTCAAACAGGTAGGCAGTGAAGATAGTCTGTCTCCCGACCAAGAAACCTCTGAGGGTGATGTTGCAAACACCAATATTCCAGAGGCCCTTATTGATGAGAATGAAGAGGGCATAGTAGAAGATGTGAGCTGTATTATTTCATCCGAAGAGGAACTAGCATCTCATGAGGAAACCGCAGAAAGCAATAGTTCCCCCACACATGAGGAACTGGAATCCAGGAGTAAGGAAGAAGGAGGACGTAAAAGGAGCTCCATGCGTTCTGGCTCTCCTCCCCCTCCACTAGAAGGACGGGTATCTCCCACAGATGGGGAGGAGGCCGATGAGGAAGATGGCGACTCTGAGGATAGCGATGAGTCCGATGAGGAGCTGCGCACTTACAGTATCCAGGAACAGAGCGAAGAAAGTGATGACGAGATCTTGACCGTACCCATCATTGTGAGCGACTGCAGTGATGCACACAAACTCAGAAGCCTGCTTAAGATGCCAACGCTGCTCAATGATTCACTGTCTGACGAAATGGAGAGCAAAAAGAAGGTGGTGTCTTTCTTCGACGATGTCACCGTCTTTCTGTTTGACCAG GAAAGCCCAACCAGAGAGCTGGCAGATCAAAGTTTTCCCTTGGGTGGAGAGTCAAGCAAACCAAGTTCAAAGGGTAAAGCACAAAACCAGCAGGAGAAGATCAATGCCTCAGATGATTCTTCAGATGGAAACATCTCAGAAGAGA GTGCAGGATTTGAATGGGAAGATGACTTCCCATTGTTGCCCCTTCCCACATCTTCTAAGGGTTCTCCTCCGGACATCACTACAAAGCAGAGCCTATCGACTGGCAGTACTAAACCAGTGGCACAGGTCTCCCGTTTTACCGTTTCTCCATCCAACGTGTCACGTTTCTCCATCACACATGTCTCGGATTCAGATATGGATTCTGCAGGAG tCACCGCTGTACCGACGTGTAAGACTGTTGCGCAGCGACTCGCAC GGAGCAGTGAAGATGGGGAAAGAGAGTAA